A stretch of DNA from Candidatus Cloacimonadota bacterium:
TGTTGGGTGGAATCCGGCTCAGGTTTTGCAGATAAGCTTGGTGCTCGTTGCCCATTTTGAACACCGCTGAAGCCAGCGTGTCACCGCTAAGCTGGCTTTGTTTCAGCAGCAGGGCCAGGCCCTTGCGTTGCTGTTCGAGGGCGTTGTAGTGCTGATGGTTTTCCGCGGCGGTGGGCAGCGGCACCAGCAAGGCGGGAAGGCGGTTTTCGGTGAGTTCGGTGATGGTCATCGCGCCGGCGCGGGTCACGGCCACCTTGGCGAGTTTGTAAAAATCCTTCAGTTGGGGTGAAAAAGCGAAGATATGCACTCCCTCTATGTGTTGGTAACGGGCAGAGAACTCTGCGTAGCCGGTCTGGCCGGTTTGCCAGATGATCTGCCAGCCCTGCTGCGTGAGACGGGGCAATGCGGCGGCCACGGCAGTGTTGATGGCCAGCGAACCCTGACTGCCGCCGGTAACGAGCAATATCGGCCTGCCGGCATCAAGGCCGATCTCTTCGGGACTGATGGTTTGGGGTTGGTCCACCCGCCGCGGAAGCGGGATGCCGACCTGGCGCAGCTTCGTTTGGGGCAGGTATTTGGCGGTGCCGCTGAAACCCGTGAAAACGATCCGGCTGTATTTGGCCAGGTGTTTTGTGGTGAGGCCCGGATAGCTGTTGCATTCGTGGAAATAGAGGGGAAGGCGGAGCACGGCCGCGGCGATGCCCACGGGACCCGAAACGAAACCGCCGGTGCAGATCACCGCCGCAGGCTTGATCTTGCGCAACGCTTTCAGACAGGCGAAAGTGGAGGACGCGAGAAAGACGGGAAAGAGCAGATTGGCCAGATTGAGCTTGCGGTGGAGTTTTTGCACGTGGATGCCGTGGAAAGGATATCCCTCTGCCGTGAGCAGCGTTTCTTCCATGCCTCCGCGGTTGCCGATGAAACTGGCCTGATGGCCCAGCGTTTGCAACTGCTGCGCGATGGCGATGGCGGGGAAGATATGCCCACCCGTGCCGCCACAACCCAGCACGAAGCTCAGGCCGCCTGTCTGCTTCAAATCTTGCTTAGCGTTCACTTTCCATGTCCTTGTTGCTTGGGGCTGGTAAAAATGGCCTCAGCAGGTGGTAATAAGCCATGCCCGGCCCCGGGGCTCTGATCGCCCCAAAGCTGATCAATCTGAGAAAACGGTAGCCGCTCGGGATACGGATCACATCTGCCTCCGTTTGGCGGTGAGATTGAGCACAAGCCCGATGGAGACGGAATCCACCAGCAGTGCCGTGCCGCCATAACTAACGAAGGGCAGCGTGTTGCCGGTTGCGGGGATGATGGACATGCTCACGCCGGTGTTGATGAGGGCGTTGAAAAAGATGTTCATGCCAAGGCCGGCCATCAGATACTTATGATAGCGGTTTTCCTGCGTTTCGGCCAGCTTGAGGATGCGGAAAAAGAGCAGGGCGTGCAGCAGCAGCACAAGGGCCGCGCCAAGGAAGCCGAATTCCTCGCCGATGATGGTGTAGATATAGTCGGTGCGGGCTTCAGGCAGGAAATAGTGTTTGGCCCGGCCGTGGGCCATGCCCGTGCCCAGAAAACCTCCGCTGGTGAGCGCGGTGAGGCTTTCCTTCACCTGATATTCCTCGGCCGAATTGCTGGGCGCGGGACGGTTTGGCACCAGCAGCGAATAGACTTTGTAGGTGTTGATGCGGTCGGAACGGAAGGAATCGCCTTTGGCGATGATCACGGTGCCGGCGATCAGGCCCAGCATCAGCACTCCCAGCACGAAACGCTTACGCAGGCCGGCGTAGAAAAGCATGCCCAGAAGGGTGGCACCGCCGATGATGAGCGTGCTGAGATGCTTGCCGAGGAAGATGAGCACGAAGATCACCACAGTATAGAGGATCAGCGGGATGAACTCCATGCCGAGTTCCTTCACGTTGGCGAGGTTGATCTTGTCCTGTTTGGAATCCAGATAGCCGGCAAAGAAGAGGATCAGCACCAATCGCGCCATAGTGCTGGGTTGAATGCCCACGGGGCCGATCATCAGCCAGCGTTCTGCGCCTTTGGTTTTCACGCCGATGAGGAAGACCAGCACCAGCAGGCCCATGATGAGATAGACCAGCCAGCGGTTGAGGGGGCGCAATTTGTCCACTTTCACGAAGTAAACCGTGATGATGGCGGCCAGTACAGAGACGCCCACGAAGACGGCGTGGCGGTAGAAATTGACCATGGTGCTCTGCACGGAGGTGATGTCCAGCATCACCAGAAGCCCGATCACCAGCAGCGCGAGATAGCAGCCCAGGATGGTGTTGTCGATGGAGACGATGTAGGAGGTGTTTCTATTCTTTTTCATATTCGCTCCTGATCCGCTGCACGATCTCCTTGAAAACCTCGCCGCGGTGCTCGTAGTTGCGAAAGCGGTCGAAGCTGGCACAGGCGGGGGAGAGGACAATGATGTCGCCGGGAACGGAATCGGCAAAGGCGGCGCGGACACAGGCTTCGAAATCCTCCACCCAGGCAAGTTCGAGCTGGCCTTCCCAGGCGGCGCGCATCTGCTCTGTGGTGCCGCCGGTAACGTAAACCTTGCGGGCACGCTGCTGCAGCATGGGGGTGAGCACGGAAAAATCCTCGCCTTTGTCGGAGCCGCCCATGATCACGCGGATGGGTTCGTCGAAAGAGGTGAGGGCGGATTTCACGGAATCGGTGTTCGTGGCCTTGGAATCGTTGTAGAAGAAGATGCCGTTGATGAGGGCGACGAACTCGAGGCGGTGGGTGAGAGGCTCAAAGCTTTTGGCAGCCTCGATGGCGAAGGCGAGGTCATGGGTGAGGGCGTCCACAGCAAGCAATGCCGCCATCGCGTTGGCGTGGTTGTGGGGGCCGCGGATCTTGAGTTCGCTCACGGGTAGTTTGTGGCGGAGGCCGATCTGGATCGCGTCGCGGTTCAGCCAGGCTTCACAGTCGGGCGGGGTACTGGTCAGCGAATAGCGCAGCCGGCGGGACTTGATCAGGTGCTGATGTTCCACGATGGGTTCCGAATCCAGGCAGATAACAGCGGTGTCCGCTTGCGTTTGATTGGTGAACAAGCGGAATTTGGAGGCGGTGTAGTCGGCAAAGGAGGCATAGCGGTCAAGGTGATCGGGTGTGATGTTCAAAAGCACGGCCACCTCGGGACGGAAGTTTTGGATGAGATCAAGCTGGAAACTGCTGATCTCGAGCACGATGAAATCTATGCCCGGTTTCTCTATCGGCCAGGAACAGAAGGCGGAGCCGATGTTACCCGCCAGAATGCTGTTGTAGCCCATGTTTTTGAGGATGTGGTGGATTAGAGAGACGGTGGTGCTCTTGCCGTTGGAGCCGCTCACGGCGATCAACCGGCTGTCGCCGCTCTTGACGCGGAAGCCGAGCTCGATCTCGCTGATGAGTTCGATGCCTTTGGCGCGCGCTTTGGCTATGATGGGCAGATTTAAGGGGATGCCGGGGCTTACGATCCAAGTGTCGCATTGGAAGAGGCGGTCGCTGTGGCCGCCGAATTCGCAGGCAAAATCGCGGGTGAGGGTGTCCGCGCCGCTGATCTTTTCCAGCGGCTGGGAATCGCTCAAAAAGGCAGTTCCGCCCAATTCCTTGATCTTGCAGGCCGCCGCGATGCCGCTGCGGGCAAGTCCGAGAATGGCATAGTTTCGGGACGCGTCAAACAATTTTCACATCTCCTTAGCGCAGTTTGATGGTGCTTAGCCCCACCGCCAGCAAGAGGATCGCCACGATCCAGAAGCGGATCACGATCTTGGATTCGTGCATGCCCTTCATCTCGAAATGGTGGTGGACCGGCGCGCAGAGGAACACCCTTCTGCCTTCGCCGTATCTGCGTTTGGTATGCTTGAACCACGTGCGTTGGATGATCACGGAAAGCGTTTCGGAGATGAAGAGGAAGCCGATGATGACGAAAAAGATCTGCTCCTGCAGCAGGATGGAGATTACGGCCAGAATGCCGCCCAGCGTTAGCGATCCGGTGTCGCCCATGAAAACTTCCGCGGGGTGGGAATTGAACCAAAGAAATCCGATCAGTGTGCCGATCAGTCCAGCGATGAACACCGTCAGCTCACCCGCGGTGGGAAGGAATTCCAGCTGCAGATAGGCGGCGGAATTGAAGTTTCCCTTCAGATAGCTCATGATGCCCAGGCCAACTGCCGAAAAGATCATCACGCCGGCGGAGAGGCCGTCGAGCCCGTCGGTGAGGTTCACGGCGTTGGAGATGCCCGTGATGTAGAAAACCATCAGCGGAATGAACGTCCAGCCGAGGGGGATGATGAGATTCTTGAAAAAAGGTATCTGCAGATTGGTGACCGTGCCGCTGGTGCCGCCGTAAAAGATGGCCAAAGTGAGCAGCAAACCCACGCTGATCTGCCCCCACAGCTTGTATTTGGGTACCAGACCCTTCGCCAGCTTGAGGAAGTTTTTCAGATAATCGTCTAAAAAACCAAAGATGCCCAGCCACAGCGTGGTGAGAAACATCATGATGATGGAGCGGTTCGTAAGGTCGTTCCAGAGCAGCGAGGCGATCAGCAGCCCGAAGATGATCAGCAGCCCGCCCATCGTGGGCGTGCCCGCTTTGGCGCGATGTTTTTCGGGTACGTCCTCGTCGATGGTTTCCACTGCCGCTTTGCGCTTCAACAGGCGAATGAAGGAGGGTCCCACGAACAGGGTGAAGAGCAGCGCGGTGAGGAAGGCGCCAAGGGAACGGAAAGTGATGTAGCGCAATACGTTGAACACGATGCTGTAACGGGCCAGGGGGTAGAGCAGATGGTAGAGCATTAGCGTTCTCCTCTCAGCTGGGGCAGCAGTTTTTCGAGATGGATGGAGTGCGAGGCTTTTACCAGCACCACCGCGCCTGTGGCCAGGCCGGACAGCACGCCGCTGGCCAGCATGTCTTCAACCTTGGCGAAATGCCTTCCCTGCAGATGCGAATCCTGCTGATGATAGCGCGGCGCGTGCTCGCCGACGGTGTAGAGGGCGTCGTAACCCTTCTCACAGAGGATGGCGCCGATCATGTCGTGATAATCCGCGGCGGCGGGGCCAAGCTCCAGCATGTCGCCCAGAATGGCTATGTGCGGACGCGCGGGCTCCAGAGTGTGCCAGTATTCGATGGCGCTTTGCATGGAGACGGGGTTGGCGTTGTAGCAGTCGGCCAGCAACAGCAGGCTGGGAAGGTCTTCGCGCTGCAAACGCAATTCCAGTTGGATGGGATCCGCCAAAGCCTTTTGCATCGCGGCCTCATCAATTCCGCAGTGACTGCCCGCGGCAATGGCGAAGGCGGCGTTTTTGGCCAGATGCGGCACCGGATAAGGGATCGTGTAGGCTGCGCCATTCACTTTAAAGGAACAAACCTGAGCGTCGCATTCCACATCGCTGAGGCGGAAATCCGCGTTTTCCGAGAAGCCAACGCTCTTTCCCTGCTTGGCATAGGCTGCGAAGCGGGGATCGTCGGCATCGAACAGGCGGATGTCCAGCGGCCGGTTGAACAGCGCGGTTTTTTCGCGATAGACGCCGTCTTCGTCGATGAGCTTTTCCAGGTGCGAAGGGCCGATGTTGATGATAATACCGGCGTCGGGGGCACAGATTTCGCTGAGAGTGGCGATCTCGCCAAAGGCGTTGGTGCCCAGCTCGAAGATGGCATAGCGCTGTTCGGGGCGGAGGTTGAGGATGGTCTGGCAGAGGCCGATGATGTTGTTGGCATTGGCCAGGGTCTTCAGTGTGGGCGCGGCGGCGTCGAACACGGCAGCCAAAAGCTCTTTGGTGCTGCTTTTGCCGGTGCTTCCGGTGAGCGCGATCTTATAGACGGAAAACATCAAAAGATACTTGCGGCAGAGCGTGGACATCGCCCGCAGCGGTTCTTCCACGCGCAGATAGTTATTCCAGCCGTTGGCATCGATGCTGCCCACGCCCAGGTTGTTCGCTTCGCGCAGGATTTCGCCCAGATAGGCGTTGCCGTCGAAATTGGCCCCGCGCAGGGCGAAGAACACCGATCCCGGCGTGAGGGAACGGCTGTCGGTGGAGATCCTGGGATAGGTTGCGGGCGCTTTGTAGCCTTTGCTTTCGGAGGGAGGGGCCGCGCAAAGCAGCTCCAGCATGAGGCGGTCGAGGGGCAGGCTGAGTTCGCCTTCCGGCTGTTTTCCAAAATCAGCCGCGTTCATGTATTCAGCGGCTATCGCGGCATCGTCAAAAGGATGGCGCACGCCTTCGATATCTTGGTAGGTCTCGTGTCCCTTGCCGCAGAGCAGAACGACGTCGCCAGGCCGGGCAAGTCTTATAATGGCGTGGATGGCCTCACGGCGATCGCGGATGATCCACCATGGCAGCCACATGTCCGTGCCGGTAACAATCTCGCGGATGATCGAGTCGGGATCTTCTCCGCGGGGGTTGTCGTCGGTGATGATCACTGCGTCGGCGAATTGCAGGGCCGCCTTCAGCATCAGCGGACGTTTGCCACGATCACGTTCGCCCCCGGCACCCAGGAGGCAGAGTACGCGTTTGGGGCGCAGGTCGCGGCTGGCGCGGAGCACATTCTCCAGGGCGTCGGGAGTGTGCGCGTAATCCACGAAAACGCCTATGCCATGCTTGTTTGGGACCCTTTCGAAACGTCCCCGCACGGGCGGCACGTGGTTCAGCGCCTGTTCGATCTGCCGCTTTTCAAAGCCCATCAGATTAAGCGTCGCAGCGCCCATGGCAAGGTTGGACACGTTAAATTTTCCGATCAGAGGCGAGCGGATGTTCACCACCCCTTCGCGGCATTGCAGGGCAAAGCGGCTCTGCTCCCAGTCGTTGGGGCTGTTGTCGCCCCGGATCACGAAGTCCGCCTCAGCGCTGCCCAAGCTGAAAACATATGCCCCTTGCGATTTCAGTTCATCATAAATGTGTTTGCCAAAACTGTCGTCGGTGTTCACCAGCCCCACTGCTTTTCCCTGCAGCGTTCCAGAAAAGAGCTTCAGCTTCGCTTCACCGTATTCCTCCATGCTGCGGTGGAAATCCAGGTGTTCGCGGCTGAGGTTGGTGAAGAGGCAGTAGTCGAATTCGATGCCATAAACGCGGTCCAAGGCAAGCGCGTGGGAGCTTACCTCCATGAAGACGATGTTCAGCTTGCGAGCTGCCATTTGCGCGAAGATGCCGTTGAGCTGCAATATGTCCGGCGTGGTGTGCCGCGTTTCAAAATGTTCGTCATTGATGTAATAGCCCAGCGTGCCGATCCAACCCGCGTCGATGCCGAGTTCACGCACCGCTTTAAACAGCAGCATGGAAGTGGTTGTCTTGCCGTTGGTTCCGGTAACGCCAACGAGGCGGAAGGAAGAGCTGGGATCGTTGTAAAAAAGTTTAGCCAACAGCGCCGCAGCCCTGCGGGAATCGCTCACGCGGATGGCTGGCAGAGGGTCGGTGAAATCGTATTCGCCCACTATGAGGGCGGCCCCTTTGGCGCGGGCGTCGGCGATGAAGCGGTGACCGTCGGAAACCTGTCCCCTGATGCAAACAAAGATGTCGCCGGTTTCGATCTCGCGGTTGTCCACGCGCACCACCCCGTTCAAACACTCGATGCCTTCGAGGGCCTGGGTTTGCAGCAGCAGATCGTGTTGCGTGAAGAGCCGCAAAACCTCGCTCAGGTTCATATGGAAGCCTCCAGCAGGCAGACGGTGTTCTTGGTCACGCGGGAGCCGGGTTGGATGGATTGCGAGCGCACGATGCCCGAGCCGCGGATGCGCAGCGCCACTTTCTCGCAGGCGGCCAGCTGCATCGCCTTGCGCAGCGTGAGGCCGGTGAGGTCGGGCATGCTGCCATGCACCGCGGTTTCAGGTGCGTCACCAGCTTTGCGACCTATCTTCACGGTGATGGGATGGCCCGGATCGATGGCCACGTTCGGCTTCGGGAATTGGTCGACCACCACGGAAGAGGAGTCGGCGCCCACGATGGTGTAGGAAAAGCCGTATTGAATGAGGATGGCCTCCGCCTGGCTGATATGCTTTCCGCGCAGATCGGGCATACGTTTGGAGCTTTGCATCAGGCGTTCGTCGAAGGCGAGGATGTTGCAGTTTGGCATGAACAGGATGTCTTCCACGATCTGTTTGAAAGTGGGCGCGGCGCTGGTGCTGCCGTAATGGTAGCCGATAGCGGGCTCGTCGTAGAAAACGATCATCACCATCTTGGGCGCTTCCACGGGGAACATGCCCACGAAAACAGAGTTGTATTTGCCGCCGGCATAGCCTCCGCCGCCTTCCGCCGCTTTCTGAGCGGTGCCGGTCTTGCCGCCCATGGTGATGTAATCCATCTTGATGTGGCGCGCCGTGCCGCGGTCGACCACCGTCTGCATGTAGTAGCGAACGGTGTCCGCGGCCGCCTTGCTGGCCACCTGGCGCAGCACCTGCGGCTCGAATTGTTCGATTATCCTGCCGTTGTTGTCGGTAACCGATTCCAGCAAATAGGGCTTCACCATCCTGCCGCCGTTGGCCACCGCGCAAAAGGCCGCCGCGTGCTGGAGGGCGGTAACTGAGATGGCTTGTCCGAAGGATATGGAATGCAGCGTGTAGCCGTCCCAATTGTTCAGTTTGGCGAACATGCCGCTGCTTTCGCCGCTCAGTTCCAGCCCTGTTTTCTGGCCGTAGCCAAGGGCGATGAACTTCTCGTAAAGTGTTTTGGCGCCGATCTTGTCGCCGATCAGCGCGATGCCCACGTTGCTGGATTTGCAGATGATGTCCACGGGGCGGATCATGCCGTAGCTGTGCGTGTCCGAGATGGTGCGGCCGCGGATGGTGATCGAGCCGCTGGGGAAAAGGTCTTTGTGGCTCACCACTTTCTTGTCGAGCGCCACCAGCATTGTGAGCGGCTTCATCGTTGATCCCGGCTCGAACATGAAGCTGACGGGGATGTTGGACTTCACGCGCACCAGCCCCGGATCGATGTATCTGTCTTCGGCGGAAACGCCCGCCATAGCCAGGATGCGTCCCGTATGCGGGTCCATCACGATCGCGCCGCCGTTTTTGGCCTTGTATTTCTCCAGGCCGGCGTAGAGGGCGTTCTCCACTACTTCCTGGATGTTGGCGTCGATGGTGAGGTGCAGGTTGTTGCCGTCGCGCGAAACTTTTTCATGCAGGTTCGGATAGGGCATGCGCCTGTGTTTGGCGTCGTACACCACTTCCCGCCAGCCGTATTCGCCGGCCAGGTAATCGTCGTAGCTGGATTCGATGCCGCAGCTGCCGCTGAGCTTGTAGAGCGAGCGGTTGCCTGTTTCGGCGTCGTAGCCTTCCGAGACAGCGCGCACGCTGCCCAGCAGCCGCGCGGCCAGAATGTTGCGCGAATAGATGCGCTTCATCGAGGCGAAACTGTGGCTGAGCCCCGGCAGCTTGTCAGTTTCAAAGGCTTTCACGATCTTTTCCAGCTCCATCTCGCGCACCTTGTTCGTGATCTGAATGGAGCTGAGTTTGTCGTTCATAGTCAGGCGCTGCAGCACCGCCTCGGGTTTCACGCTGCAATTGTTGCCTATTGCCTTGCTTATCAGCTGGTAAGCCTTGCTTAGTTCAAGTTTTTTCTCATCCCCCCAAAGCTTCACCGCGTTGCGGTCGATATCCAGCTGGTAATAGCTGATGGAACTCACCAGCAGATTGCCGTTGGCGTCGTAGATGGAACCCCGGGTGGGGATGATGATCTCTTTGTGGGGGGTATAGCGTGTGAGGCGCTGCTGATCGAGCTCGAAGGGGTCAAATATTTGCAGGGCGAAAAGGTAGCCCACCCAAACGAGGGTCAGCAGGCCGAATGTCGCTGCCAGCAGTTTGTAGCGGGAGCGCATCGTGGCCTAGTCCAGCAGGATCTGAACTTCCTTCGCCTGCGCTTTGGAAGCGAAGAGGTCAATGATGCAATAGCTTTCCCGGTCTTGTTCGTCCGCGGGTTCGTGAACGTAGATGATCTTGCCAGCCTGCACCGGCTGTCCGTTGGCGTCAACGCTCATCAGCTCGGCGAATTGCCGTCCGCTGCGCAGGTCGTCGCTTTCCACCTTCAGTTCGGTGTTGATGTTCTTTTCCGCGGCGAGTTTGGTTTCCATCCGCGCCAGTTTCTGCGTGGCGCGCACCATCTGGTTGGCATTCCAAAAGTTGGCAAATACCGCCGTGACGGCGATCAAGATCAAGATCACGAATTTGGCTCTCATGTTTCCCCCATGATTTTTTCCGCCGCGCGCAGCTTGACACTGCGGGAGCGGGTGTTTGAAGCGGTCTCTTCGTCGCTGGCCGCGAGCGGTTTTTTGGTGAGCAAGGCCAGCTGTTTGTGTTTGCCGCAGTTGCAGTGCATCGCCCTGGGAGGGCAGACGCAGCCGTCGGCGGCGGTTTTGAAAACGTTCTTCACGATTCTGTCTTCCAGCGAATGATAGCTGAGCACCACGATCCTGCCGCCGGGGCTAAGCAGATTCACGGCGTCCTGCAAAGCCGGCGCCAGCACTTCCAGTTCGCGGTTCACATGGATGCGCAGGGCCTGAAAGATGCGGACTTTGCTCTTCAGCGATTCCCTGCTGCCCGTGCCGGCCACGCTTTCGATCACGCGGGCAAGCTCGGCAGTGGTTCGCAGTGGCTGTTTCACGCGTTCCTTCACGATCTTCGCCGCGATCCGGCCGGCGTTCAGCTCTTCGCCGTAGTCTTTGAAAACCCTGGTCAGTTCAGCCTGCGTGAGCGTGTTCACGGCGTCGGCAGCGGAATAGTTTTGCCCGCGGTCCATGCGCATGTCCAGAGGCGCGTTGCCGTCGATGCTGAAACCGCGTGCCTGCTCATCCAGCTGATGTGACGACACGCCGAGGTCGAACAGCGCGCCGTCGATGCTTTTCACTCCGCGCAGCGCGAGTTCCGTGCGCAGCCTGGAAAAATTCGTGCCGATCAGTTCGCAGCTGTCGCTATAGGCGGCCAAGCGCTCCTTTGCCTCCGCCAGCGCGTCGGCGTCCTGATCGAAGCCGTAAACCCTTATCCTCTCTGTGGCCTGCAGCATTCCCAAAGCGTGCCCGCCGCCGCCCAAAGTGGCGTCCACATACACCCCGCCGGCCCGCGGTTGCAGGTAGGCAACGCATTCGGTCAACATCACGGGGGTGTGGTAAACTTTCATCTTCTGCCCTTGTGCCAGAGTTTGGCGTCGAATCTGCTGCGTATCTCCGCCTCGTAGTTGTCGAGGTCGAGGTAGAATCGTTCAGGATTCCACAGCGAAATGAGGTGGTGGTCGCCTTTCACCACGCAGCGGTCGGTGATGCCCGCCTTGCGCAATTCACGCTCCGGCAGCCGCACCCGGCCGGGGCCTTCGAGCTCAGCTTCCGCCACGGCGCAACGGATCAGCATCGAGCGGAAATCCTGCTCCACATCGCTGCCTTCCGCCAGCTCCGCCAGCGTGGAATACCAATTGTCCAGGGGATATAGCGCGATGGAGTTGTCGAAACCCGCCGTGATCACCACCGTGCGCTGTGATTCTTCGCTGAATCTGCGCTTGAACAAGGCGGGGATGATCACCCTTTGGTTGTGCACCGCGTTTTCCCAATAACCGTTGAATGGTCCTGACATCTAAGCTTCCTTATCTCTCTGTTTTGCCGTCAAACCGCTGCTGATTTGACTTCCAGCCGCAGCCTTCATGATTCTCTCTGACACTGTATGACTTTTTTTGACATCCTGTGCCGTTTATATGACATCCAGTTTTCTTGTCAAGCAGAATCTGCGCTTTTTTGAATTTTTCCCCAAACCAAGGCCAATTTTATCGGGATCACTTGATCGCGAATTGAGCATGGAAGCGTGAATTGAGATAGCCTTTCCCAGATAAAACCCATACTTGGCTCCCAATATCAATACGGTATCAATACGGAATCAAT
This window harbors:
- the murG gene encoding undecaprenyldiphospho-muramoylpentapeptide beta-N-acetylglucosaminyltransferase, encoding MNAKQDLKQTGGLSFVLGCGGTGGHIFPAIAIAQQLQTLGHQASFIGNRGGMEETLLTAEGYPFHGIHVQKLHRKLNLANLLFPVFLASSTFACLKALRKIKPAAVICTGGFVSGPVGIAAAVLRLPLYFHECNSYPGLTTKHLAKYSRIVFTGFSGTAKYLPQTKLRQVGIPLPRRVDQPQTISPEEIGLDAGRPILLVTGGSQGSLAINTAVAAALPRLTQQGWQIIWQTGQTGYAEFSARYQHIEGVHIFAFSPQLKDFYKLAKVAVTRAGAMTITELTENRLPALLVPLPTAAENHQHYNALEQQRKGLALLLKQSQLSGDTLASAVFKMGNEHQAYLQNLSRIPPNTAAEDMAREILSDLNKEQHNAGKN
- a CDS encoding FtsW/RodA/SpoVE family cell cycle protein codes for the protein MKKNRNTSYIVSIDNTILGCYLALLVIGLLVMLDITSVQSTMVNFYRHAVFVGVSVLAAIITVYFVKVDKLRPLNRWLVYLIMGLLVLVFLIGVKTKGAERWLMIGPVGIQPSTMARLVLILFFAGYLDSKQDKINLANVKELGMEFIPLILYTVVIFVLIFLGKHLSTLIIGGATLLGMLFYAGLRKRFVLGVLMLGLIAGTVIIAKGDSFRSDRINTYKVYSLLVPNRPAPSNSAEEYQVKESLTALTSGGFLGTGMAHGRAKHYFLPEARTDYIYTIIGEEFGFLGAALVLLLHALLFFRILKLAETQENRYHKYLMAGLGMNIFFNALINTGVSMSIIPATGNTLPFVSYGGTALLVDSVSIGLVLNLTAKRRQM
- the murD gene encoding UDP-N-acetylmuramoyl-L-alanine--D-glutamate ligase; translated protein: MFDASRNYAILGLARSGIAAACKIKELGGTAFLSDSQPLEKISGADTLTRDFACEFGGHSDRLFQCDTWIVSPGIPLNLPIIAKARAKGIELISEIELGFRVKSGDSRLIAVSGSNGKSTTVSLIHHILKNMGYNSILAGNIGSAFCSWPIEKPGIDFIVLEISSFQLDLIQNFRPEVAVLLNITPDHLDRYASFADYTASKFRLFTNQTQADTAVICLDSEPIVEHQHLIKSRRLRYSLTSTPPDCEAWLNRDAIQIGLRHKLPVSELKIRGPHNHANAMAALLAVDALTHDLAFAIEAAKSFEPLTHRLEFVALINGIFFYNDSKATNTDSVKSALTSFDEPIRVIMGGSDKGEDFSVLTPMLQQRARKVYVTGGTTEQMRAAWEGQLELAWVEDFEACVRAAFADSVPGDIIVLSPACASFDRFRNYEHRGEVFKEIVQRIRSEYEKE
- the mraY gene encoding phospho-N-acetylmuramoyl-pentapeptide-transferase, producing the protein MLYHLLYPLARYSIVFNVLRYITFRSLGAFLTALLFTLFVGPSFIRLLKRKAAVETIDEDVPEKHRAKAGTPTMGGLLIIFGLLIASLLWNDLTNRSIIMMFLTTLWLGIFGFLDDYLKNFLKLAKGLVPKYKLWGQISVGLLLTLAIFYGGTSGTVTNLQIPFFKNLIIPLGWTFIPLMVFYITGISNAVNLTDGLDGLSAGVMIFSAVGLGIMSYLKGNFNSAAYLQLEFLPTAGELTVFIAGLIGTLIGFLWFNSHPAEVFMGDTGSLTLGGILAVISILLQEQIFFVIIGFLFISETLSVIIQRTWFKHTKRRYGEGRRVFLCAPVHHHFEMKGMHESKIVIRFWIVAILLLAVGLSTIKLR
- a CDS encoding UDP-N-acetylmuramoyl-L-alanyl-D-glutamate--2,6-diaminopimelate ligase, whose translation is MNLSEVLRLFTQHDLLLQTQALEGIECLNGVVRVDNREIETGDIFVCIRGQVSDGHRFIADARAKGAALIVGEYDFTDPLPAIRVSDSRRAAALLAKLFYNDPSSSFRLVGVTGTNGKTTTSMLLFKAVRELGIDAGWIGTLGYYINDEHFETRHTTPDILQLNGIFAQMAARKLNIVFMEVSSHALALDRVYGIEFDYCLFTNLSREHLDFHRSMEEYGEAKLKLFSGTLQGKAVGLVNTDDSFGKHIYDELKSQGAYVFSLGSAEADFVIRGDNSPNDWEQSRFALQCREGVVNIRSPLIGKFNVSNLAMGAATLNLMGFEKRQIEQALNHVPPVRGRFERVPNKHGIGVFVDYAHTPDALENVLRASRDLRPKRVLCLLGAGGERDRGKRPLMLKAALQFADAVIITDDNPRGEDPDSIIREIVTGTDMWLPWWIIRDRREAIHAIIRLARPGDVVLLCGKGHETYQDIEGVRHPFDDAAIAAEYMNAADFGKQPEGELSLPLDRLMLELLCAAPPSESKGYKAPATYPRISTDSRSLTPGSVFFALRGANFDGNAYLGEILREANNLGVGSIDANGWNNYLRVEEPLRAMSTLCRKYLLMFSVYKIALTGSTGKSSTKELLAAVFDAAAPTLKTLANANNIIGLCQTILNLRPEQRYAIFELGTNAFGEIATLSEICAPDAGIIINIGPSHLEKLIDEDGVYREKTALFNRPLDIRLFDADDPRFAAYAKQGKSVGFSENADFRLSDVECDAQVCSFKVNGAAYTIPYPVPHLAKNAAFAIAAGSHCGIDEAAMQKALADPIQLELRLQREDLPSLLLLADCYNANPVSMQSAIEYWHTLEPARPHIAILGDMLELGPAAADYHDMIGAILCEKGYDALYTVGEHAPRYHQQDSHLQGRHFAKVEDMLASGVLSGLATGAVVLVKASHSIHLEKLLPQLRGER
- a CDS encoding PASTA domain-containing protein translates to MRSRYKLLAATFGLLTLVWVGYLFALQIFDPFELDQQRLTRYTPHKEIIIPTRGSIYDANGNLLVSSISYYQLDIDRNAVKLWGDEKKLELSKAYQLISKAIGNNCSVKPEAVLQRLTMNDKLSSIQITNKVREMELEKIVKAFETDKLPGLSHSFASMKRIYSRNILAARLLGSVRAVSEGYDAETGNRSLYKLSGSCGIESSYDDYLAGEYGWREVVYDAKHRRMPYPNLHEKVSRDGNNLHLTIDANIQEVVENALYAGLEKYKAKNGGAIVMDPHTGRILAMAGVSAEDRYIDPGLVRVKSNIPVSFMFEPGSTMKPLTMLVALDKKVVSHKDLFPSGSITIRGRTISDTHSYGMIRPVDIICKSSNVGIALIGDKIGAKTLYEKFIALGYGQKTGLELSGESSGMFAKLNNWDGYTLHSISFGQAISVTALQHAAAFCAVANGGRMVKPYLLESVTDNNGRIIEQFEPQVLRQVASKAAADTVRYYMQTVVDRGTARHIKMDYITMGGKTGTAQKAAEGGGGYAGGKYNSVFVGMFPVEAPKMVMIVFYDEPAIGYHYGSTSAAPTFKQIVEDILFMPNCNILAFDERLMQSSKRMPDLRGKHISQAEAILIQYGFSYTIVGADSSSVVVDQFPKPNVAIDPGHPITVKIGRKAGDAPETAVHGSMPDLTGLTLRKAMQLAACEKVALRIRGSGIVRSQSIQPGSRVTKNTVCLLEASI
- the rsmH gene encoding 16S rRNA (cytosine(1402)-N(4))-methyltransferase RsmH; translation: MKVYHTPVMLTECVAYLQPRAGGVYVDATLGGGGHALGMLQATERIRVYGFDQDADALAEAKERLAAYSDSCELIGTNFSRLRTELALRGVKSIDGALFDLGVSSHQLDEQARGFSIDGNAPLDMRMDRGQNYSAADAVNTLTQAELTRVFKDYGEELNAGRIAAKIVKERVKQPLRTTAELARVIESVAGTGSRESLKSKVRIFQALRIHVNRELEVLAPALQDAVNLLSPGGRIVVLSYHSLEDRIVKNVFKTAADGCVCPPRAMHCNCGKHKQLALLTKKPLAASDEETASNTRSRSVKLRAAEKIMGET